The nucleotide sequence AACCACACCGCTGTGTCCATGCTGGGTACGGATTTTACATATGACGTGTTGCCCGTAGGGGTGACGCAGATCCCTGTGTTTGTGAGAAGCAGTGGGTCAAAGAAAGAAAAGGGAGTGTGTCGATAAGATGCCTACTATTAATCAGCTGATCAGAAAGGGTAGAAAGACCATTGTCCAGAAGACAAAGTCCCCAGCCCTCGAAGGTTGTCCCCAGAAGCGTGGCGTATGCACCAGGGTCATGACCGTAACCCCGAAGAAGCCGAACTCTGCTTTGAGAAAGGTCGCACGTGTGCGTCTTTCCAATGGTATTGAGGTTACCGCCTATATCCCCGGTATCGGACATAACCTGCAGGAGCACTCGGTAGTACTTCTTCGTGGCGGAAGGGTCAAGGACCTTCCCGGTGTTCGCTATCACATTGTTCGTGGTGCCAAGGATACCCTTGGTGTTGCAGATCGTAAGAGAAGCCGCTCCAAATACGGCGCCAAGAAGCCTAAGGCTTGATAAGGGAGGAGTTGGAATATGTCTAGAAGAACTGCTGCTCCCGTCAGGGAAGTGTTGCCGGATCCCGTATATGGGAGTGTCATTGTTGAGAAGTTCATCCGTCGCATGATGTACGATGGAAAGAAGTCCCTCAGCACCAGGATCATTTACAATGCCATGTTGACCATTGGTGAGAAGACCGGTGAAAAGCCGCTTGATGTCTTCCTCAAGGCCTTGGATAATGTAAAGCCAGTTGTTGAGGTCAAGAGCCGCCGTGTTGGTGGTGCAACCTATCAGGTTCCTGTGGAGATTCGTGAGAATCGCCGTGAGGCCCTTGCAATGCGCTGGATTATCGCCGCTGCTCGTTCCCGTAATGGGCACAGCATGGCCGAGAAACTTGGTGCTGAGCTCCTGGATGCCTACCAGAATACCGGTTCTGCCTTCAAGAAGAAGGAAGATACCCACAGAATGGCAGAAGCCAACAAGGCTTTCAGTCATTACCGTTGGTAATAAAAAAACCAAAAATGGCCGGCTTTTCCACTGTGAAGAGCCGGTTTTTCTTTATCTTTAAAGAATTATTCCTAATCGCTTGACATAAAAACTGCTTTCCCGTATATTGCTAAAGGTGTCCGCATAGGTACGTCTATGTGGCAGTATGTAGAGCCAAACCGATTATTGCTGGAGCAATGATAAGGTGGTTTCAGGCAGTACCAAGTTTTTTATAAACTTATACTATGTCGTCAGGATGGGTCCTCCAGGCCTGCCGACCTCTGGAATCCTCTTATGTTTTGTTTCCCTGTAATTAGTTTGTCTCAATCGAAATGGTAAAGGCTTTGGGCCTTTATGAGCACATATTAATTATTTTTTGTGACTAACATTGGATGTCACAAGGAGGAAATGATGGCAAAAGAGAAATTTCAGAGGACGAAGCCACACGTAAACGTAGGCACCATCGGTCACGTTGACCATGGTAAGACTACCCTTACCGCAGCAATTACCATGCACTGTGCAAAGCTGTTTGGCGATAAGGCACTTGCTTACGATTCAATCGACAACGCCCCTGAGGAAAAAGAGCGTGGTATTACCATTAACACCAGACACGTTGAGTATCAGTCTACTAATAGACACTATGCACACGTTGACTGCCCGGGACACGCTGACTACATCAAGAACATGATCACCGGTGCTGCACAGATGGACGGCGCCATCATCGTCGTTGCAGCAACTGACGGTGCTATGGCACAGACCAAAGAGCACATTCTGCTCGCACGCCAGGTTGGTGTACCTTGCTTGATCGTTTTTATCAACAAGACTGACCAGGTTGACGATCCAGAATTGATCGACCTCGTTGAAGAAGAAATGCGCGACCTGCTCAATGAGTATGGCTTCGACGGTGCTAATACTCCTGTCGTTCGCGGTTCTGCTTTCAATGCAATGAGCAATCCTGATGATCCTGAACAGACCAAGTGTCTTGACGAACTGCTTGATGCAATGGATAACTTCATTCCGCTTCCGGAGCGTGCTGTTGACCAGCCTTTCTTGATGCCGATTGAGGATATCTTCTCCATCTCCGGCCGTGGTACTGTAGTTACCGGTCGTATTGAGCGTGGTATCATCAAGGTTAACGAACCTGCTTCAATTGTTGGTATTCGTGATACCCGTGACACTGTTGTCACTGGTGTTGAGATGTTCAACAAGTTGCTCGACGAAGGTCAGGCTGGTGACAACATCGGTGCACTGCTTCGTGGTGTTGACAAGAAGGACGTTGTTCGTGGCCAGGTTTTGGCAAAGCCCAAGTCCATCAATCCCCACGCCAAGTTCTCCGGTACTGTATATGTACTGAGCAAGGACGAGGGTGGTCGTCACTCCCCATTCTTCAGCGGCTATCGCCCGCAGTTCTATTTCCGCACCACTGATATCACTGGTACGGTAACCCTGCCTGAAGACAAGCAGATGGTTCTGCCTGGGGATCACACCGACATCAATGTCGAACTCATTCACCCTGTTGCCATGGACAAGGGACTCCGCTTCGCTATCCGCGAAGGTGGTAGAACCGTTGCTTCCGGTCAGGTTACCGAGATCGTTGAATAACGTTACCAACGAATGTCTTGCCATCATCAGATGATGGTGGCAAGGCCCGTTTTTTGGAGGAATAATGGCTAAAGAGAGAATTCGAGTTAGGCTGAGAGGTTTTGATATTGAGCTGGTTGAACAGAGCTCAAAAGCTATCGTAGATACCGTTGTCAGGGCTGGTGCTACAGTGTCAGGTCCTGTACCTCTCCCGACCCGTATCAACAAGTACACTGTCCTGAGATCGCCCTTTGTCAACAAAAAGTCTCGTGAACAATTTGAGATGAGAACCCACAAAAGGTTGATTGACATTTTGGATCCTACATCAAAAGTCATGGATGCCCTCATGAAGCTTGAGCTCCCTGCCGGTGTGGATGTAGAGATTAAACAGTAAGAGAGTTGAGGTAAGAGATGTTAGGGCTTATCGGCAAAAAAGTTGGAATGACACAGGTGTTTGATGCGCAAGGCAGGCTCACACCCGTGACTGTAATAAAAATAGAGGGCAACGTTGTTGTCTCGGACCGCAATGAGGAGAAGAATGGATATTCTGCTGCTGTATTGGGTTCGATTGACAAGAAGAAAAGCACTATCACCAAACCATATGCTGGACAGTTCAAGGAAGTATGTGAACCAAAGCAGCATGTAATGGAATTCCGTGACTATGACCGTGAGGTCGCAGTCGGCGAGGTGTTGGGCGTGGATATATTTAAGGACATCTCCTTTGTGGATGTCACCGGGACTTCTAAAGGTAAGGGTTTTGCCGGCGGTATGAAACGACATGGCTTTAAGGGCGGTCGTGCTACCCACGGTTCCAAATTCCATCGCGACATCGGCGGTACGTCAATGTCTTCCACCCCTTCCCGCACATTCAAAGGTACTCGGATGGCTGGCCACATGGGTAATGAGAGGACGACGGTCCAGAACCTGAAGGTAGTCCGTGTCGATGAAGAGATGCAGGTCCTTATGGTTAAGGGTGCTATCCCTGGCCCCGCCCAGAGTGTCGTCATCGTCAAGAAAGCGATCAAGAAGTAGGGGCGAGATATATGGAAACGAAAGTCTTTTCAATCGACGGCAAAGAGGTCCGAACCCTCGTGTTGAATGATGAAGTGTTCAACAGAGAGGTAAGTGATGGTACCATTTATTATGCCGTAAACAGCGAGCTTGCAAACCACCGTGTTGGTACTGCAAGTACTAAGACCCGCGCAGAGGTCAGATACAGCAATAATAAGCCATACAAACAGAAGGGTACTGGTAACGCACGTGCCGGTGACAAGAAAAGCCCTGTCAGAGTTGGTGGTGGAACGATTTTTGGACCCAAGCCGCGCGATTATAGTATTACCCTCCCCAAGAAGATGAAGAGGCTTGCTATGAAGAGCCTGTTGTCTATGGGAGTCAAGGAGGATCGTCTCGTTGTTGTAGAGGATTTCTCCATCGAAAGTGGCAAAACCAGGGATCTGGATAAGATTCTTAAGAACTTCGTCGAGGATGAGAGCAGAACCATTCTGATCCTGAAAGATGACGATGCAATGGTGCGCCGTGCTGCAAGGAACATTCCGTACCTGCGTGTTCTTTCTTACAACAAGCTTTCTGCTAAGGAGTTGTTGTACGGGAGAAAGCTCCTGGTTCTGGAAGGGGCTGCTAAGAATTTGAATGAATTCTACGGCGACAAATAAGGGGACCGGAAATGAGAGCAGACCAAGTTATTATTGAACCCGTCCTGAGTGAGAAGACCAATCTTGCTCGAGAGGGCGAAACAAAGAAGTATTCGTTCAAGGTCCGTATGGACAGCAACAAGTATCAGATCATGGCAGCTGTTAAAGAGCTCTTTGGTGTTGAGGTTGCAGCTTGTAACGTGATGATTGTGAAGGGCAAGCCAAAGTATTCCCGCGGTAAGGGTGGTTCCATCCTTGGTAACACCGGTAACTGGAAGAAGGCTGTCGTAACCCTGGCCAAGGGTGATACCATCCAGGCCATCGAAGGCGTATAAGGAGAAGTTGGATTATGGCACTTAAATCATACAAGCCCAATACTCCCGGCCTTCGCCAGAAGACCACTTTGGTCTTCAGCGAGCTGACTGCCAGCAAGCCTGAGAAGTCGTTGACCAGTGGTCTTAACAAAAAGGCAGGTCGGGATACTTTCGGGCGCATCAGTGTTCGCCGTAGAGGCGGTGGCCATAAGCGTGCATATCGTACTATCGATTTCAAACGCGACAAATACGGGATTCCCGGTGTTGTGAAAACAATCGAATACGATCCGAACCGCAGTGCAAACATTGCATTGGTATTTTATG is from uncultured Sphaerochaeta sp. and encodes:
- the rplD gene encoding 50S ribosomal protein L4, with product METKVFSIDGKEVRTLVLNDEVFNREVSDGTIYYAVNSELANHRVGTASTKTRAEVRYSNNKPYKQKGTGNARAGDKKSPVRVGGGTIFGPKPRDYSITLPKKMKRLAMKSLLSMGVKEDRLVVVEDFSIESGKTRDLDKILKNFVEDESRTILILKDDDAMVRRAARNIPYLRVLSYNKLSAKELLYGRKLLVLEGAAKNLNEFYGDK
- the rpsL gene encoding 30S ribosomal protein S12 — its product is MPTINQLIRKGRKTIVQKTKSPALEGCPQKRGVCTRVMTVTPKKPNSALRKVARVRLSNGIEVTAYIPGIGHNLQEHSVVLLRGGRVKDLPGVRYHIVRGAKDTLGVADRKRSRSKYGAKKPKA
- the tuf gene encoding elongation factor Tu — protein: MAKEKFQRTKPHVNVGTIGHVDHGKTTLTAAITMHCAKLFGDKALAYDSIDNAPEEKERGITINTRHVEYQSTNRHYAHVDCPGHADYIKNMITGAAQMDGAIIVVAATDGAMAQTKEHILLARQVGVPCLIVFINKTDQVDDPELIDLVEEEMRDLLNEYGFDGANTPVVRGSAFNAMSNPDDPEQTKCLDELLDAMDNFIPLPERAVDQPFLMPIEDIFSISGRGTVVTGRIERGIIKVNEPASIVGIRDTRDTVVTGVEMFNKLLDEGQAGDNIGALLRGVDKKDVVRGQVLAKPKSINPHAKFSGTVYVLSKDEGGRHSPFFSGYRPQFYFRTTDITGTVTLPEDKQMVLPGDHTDINVELIHPVAMDKGLRFAIREGGRTVASGQVTEIVE
- the rpsJ gene encoding 30S ribosomal protein S10, which encodes MAKERIRVRLRGFDIELVEQSSKAIVDTVVRAGATVSGPVPLPTRINKYTVLRSPFVNKKSREQFEMRTHKRLIDILDPTSKVMDALMKLELPAGVDVEIKQ
- the rplC gene encoding 50S ribosomal protein L3, whose translation is MLGLIGKKVGMTQVFDAQGRLTPVTVIKIEGNVVVSDRNEEKNGYSAAVLGSIDKKKSTITKPYAGQFKEVCEPKQHVMEFRDYDREVAVGEVLGVDIFKDISFVDVTGTSKGKGFAGGMKRHGFKGGRATHGSKFHRDIGGTSMSSTPSRTFKGTRMAGHMGNERTTVQNLKVVRVDEEMQVLMVKGAIPGPAQSVVIVKKAIKK
- the rplW gene encoding 50S ribosomal protein L23 encodes the protein MRADQVIIEPVLSEKTNLAREGETKKYSFKVRMDSNKYQIMAAVKELFGVEVAACNVMIVKGKPKYSRGKGGSILGNTGNWKKAVVTLAKGDTIQAIEGV
- the rpsG gene encoding 30S ribosomal protein S7; its protein translation is MSRRTAAPVREVLPDPVYGSVIVEKFIRRMMYDGKKSLSTRIIYNAMLTIGEKTGEKPLDVFLKALDNVKPVVEVKSRRVGGATYQVPVEIRENRREALAMRWIIAAARSRNGHSMAEKLGAELLDAYQNTGSAFKKKEDTHRMAEANKAFSHYRW